The Scomber japonicus isolate fScoJap1 chromosome 9, fScoJap1.pri, whole genome shotgun sequence genome includes a region encoding these proteins:
- the atad1a gene encoding outer mitochondrial transmembrane helix translocase, whose amino-acid sequence MLLKDLPREALMRPLSRNEVVGMLLRLTIFGAATYYSIKWVIEAMDPTYKQKNQAKKRAEQLMKRIGVEGVKLTEYEMNIASHLVDPHTMRVSWRDIAGLDEVINELQDTVILPFQKRHLLAGSKLFQPPKGVLLFGPPGCGKTMIAKATAKASGCKFINLQASTLTDMWYGESQKLTAAVFSLAAKIQPCIVFIDEIESFLRNRSSLDHEATAMMKAQFMSLWDGMDTSSSTQVMIMGATNRPQDVDPAILRRMPATFHVGLPNTRQRQDILRLILAGENLSNAINLKEIAEKTDSYSGSDLRELCRDAAMYRVRDYVRKEQMRQIAQQLQDSEEEERPVDEERLRPVTQLDLLFGLDKMKEAKRATAFMLPSVTDVPLD is encoded by the exons ATGCTGCTTAAAGATCTTCCCAGAGAGGCCCTGATGCGGCCGCTGTCCAGGAATGAAGTGGTGGGCATGCTGCTCAGGTTGACCATCTTTGGTGCAGCCACCTACTACAGCATCAAATGGGTTATAGAGGCTATGGATCCTACCTACAAGCAGAAAAACCAAGCCAAGAAAAGG GCAGAACAGCTGATGAAGAGGATTGGAGTGGAGGGAGTGAAGCTTACTGAGTATGAGATGAACATTGCATCTCACCTAGTGGACCCACATACTATGAGG GTGTCCTGGAGAGATATAGCAGGTCTGGATGAGGTCATCAACGAACTGCAAGACACAGTCATCCTGCCCTTTCAGAAGAGACATCTTTTAGCTGGATCCAAACTCTTCCAGCCTCCTAAAG gtgttttattgtttggtcCTCCGGGATGTGGGAAGACCATGATTGCAAAGGCAACAGCCAAAGCCTCGGGCTGCAAGTTTATAAACCTTCAGGCATCCACGCTGACAGACATGTGGTACGGCGAATCACAGAAACTGACCGCTGCCGTCTTCTCATTGGCTGCCAAAATCCAGCCATGTATCGTCTTTATCGATGAGATTG AGTCGTTTCTGAGGAACCGCTCCAGCTTGGATCATGAGGCCACAGCCATGATGAAAGCCCAGTTCATGAGTCTGTGGGACGGCATGGATACTTCCTCAAGCACCCAG GTGATGATCATGGGAGCTACAAACCGACCTCAGGACGTGGATCCAGCCATTCTGCGCAGGATGCCCGCCACGTTTCATGTTGGACTACCA AACACAAGACAGAGACAAGACATCCTGAGGCTGATTTTAGCAGGAGAAAAC CTGAGCAACGCAATTAATCTGAAGGAGATTGCTGAGAAGACAGACAGTTACTCCGGCAGCGACCTGCGGGAGCTTTGCCGCGATGCCGCCATGTACCGAGTTCGGGACTACGTTCGCAAGGAGCAGATGAGGCAGATTGCGCAGCAGCTGCAGGAcagcgaggaggaggaaag ACCTGTAGATGAGGAGCGCTTGCGGCCAGTCACCCAGCTGGACCTCCTCTTCGGCCTGGACAAGATGAAGGAAGCAAAGCGAGCAACGGCCTTCATGTTACCCAGCGTGACGGATGTTCCCCTGGACTAA